The following are from one region of the Vitis riparia cultivar Riparia Gloire de Montpellier isolate 1030 chromosome 9, EGFV_Vit.rip_1.0, whole genome shotgun sequence genome:
- the LOC117921789 gene encoding uncharacterized protein LOC117921789 produces the protein MATQPNPPEDVSHDFYAYYRFTPSRDTPSDAKNTLLVVGALIAAATFQSGINPPGGVWQDKTTVDGVTTHPGKAILGSEKAAFTVFLFCNTLAFSSSLQMITCLIIGCPFSFEVLTAIYSMSLTYGFSIAVVEPPGAVKSGYIAIAFLLPYAVRLSHQILKKYKKRG, from the coding sequence ATGGCCACACAACCCAACCCTCCGGAGGATGTCTCCCACGACTTCTATGCTTACTACAGGTTTACTCCCAGTAGAGACACACCTAGCGACGCCAAAAACACCTTGCTAGTAGTAGGCGCCTTGATTGCCGCCGCGACCTTCCAATCAGGAATCAATCCTCCAGGCGGAGTTTGGCAAGACAAAACCACTGTGGATGGAGTCACTACACATCCAGGGAAGGCGATCTTGGGTTCCGAGAAGGCTGCATTCACTGTCTTTCTTTTCTGCAACACCTTAGCATTTTCTTCTTCGCTGCAAATGATCACCTGTCTCATAATCGGctgtcctttttcttttgagGTGCTGACTGCTATATACTCCATGTCCTTAACCTACGGCTTCTCAATTGCTGTTGTGGAGCCTCCTGGAGCAGTCAAGTCCGGGTACATCGCGATTGCGTTTCTCTTGCCATATGCCGTGAGATTGTCAcaccaaattttgaaaaagtacaAGAAGAGAGGTTAG